The sequence GTCCGCGTATTCGAATTTCCCGGCTTTTTGCTTGACCGCCCCCGTGAATGAACCTTTTTCATGACCGAACAGCTCCGCCTCTAAAAGGTTCTCCGGGATGGCCGCGCAATTTATTGCAACAAACGGCTTGCTCCTTCTCTGGCTCCTCTCATGGATAGCCATTGCAGTGAGTTCTTTCCCTGTCCCGCTCTCTCCTGTGATAAGCACCGGGATATCGGTGGGGGCCACTTTTCTGATCATGGAAAAAACATTCAGTATGCTCTGGCTGGACCCGACAAATTCCTCGTTGATATCAAGGTTTTTTCCAACCTTTAAAACCTCCACATCGACAAAACTAAGGACCTTATATATGTCTTCGACGGTAAACGCATCGCTTTTCATGGCGAGCCTTTTAATGAATGATTCTTTTTCATGCTCTACGATATAATCCTGGGAATAAAAATTCAGGCTCCAGCCGCAGTTGTCGCATCTTCTTTTTTTCTGGGTGTTCTTTTTCCCGCAATAGGGGCATGAGAGGTCATCTGTTAAATTTTCTTTTATGTAATCCCAGAGTTTTAACTTGGCGTCTCTGTTTAAATTGAAAAACCGTGTTGCCATGCCGTTATTATCAGAACGCAATATTTCACCCAAGATTTCAAATTCACCATGCCTTGGCAATTCGTACCTCAAGCCGACAATTTTGTTGTTGTTGTCCGATGGGGTAAAATTAATGAACCCCCCGCCAAGACTCAGTGAGGTAAACTTACTTTCTCTTTCTGTAACTCCCTTATTAGCATCAGTTCCCGCTATAACATACACCGGCAAATCAACATTGCATCTTACATCTAATCTTGCCATAACCTCACCAGCTCCCTCTTAATGCCTTAACTGTTTGTTTTAAAATAAAAAAAGCCTGTTTAAGGCTAACATAATAAAAATATTATTGTCAACATTTTTTACGTTTTTTCTGAAATAAAATCGTTACATGGATTTTCGGATTTCAATTAGCATTTTCCTTGCCAGTCATCTTTACAAGGTACACCCTGTATGATAGACTATTGCATGACTAAAAAGAGATTTGTCTGGGCCCTGTCAGTGTTCCTGGTCGCAGGTTTTTTTATAGTATCAAGCTATTACAAAGATCAACGTATCAAAATACAGCCTTCTTTCCACACCTCCACTATGCATGACCTTCATCTCGCACACAGGGAAAACAATGAAGTTAAGTGGGAGCTTTCTGCCGCGGAAGCGGTCTTCCCGATCGGGGGGAAAGAGGTATTCCTTAAGTCGTTAGGCCTGAAAATTAAGGAGCCCTCCGGCATTTATCTTGAAAGCGCAAGCGCTATTTATGAAATCGAGGGGAGAAATGTTACACTCAATAAGCCGGTGGAGCTGAACATGAAAGACGCGAAATTTACGACCGACTCGCTGAAATGGAACAGCGTGGATGGATTAATAACCACCGCAGATGACGTAAAGCTCATTGGTAAAAACTTTACTATCGAGGGAACAGGCCTCTCGGCAAAAACAGAACAACAGTATATAAGGATTTTAAAAAATGTCAAAGCTGTTTTTAATCTTTAATATCGTATTAACAACCTTGACAATGTATCTTACAGATGCCTCAGCTGTTCTCATGGAAAAGGCTGAAAAAAAACCTGTTGTGATAACATCTCAAACCCTTACCGCTGACAGCAAGAGCAATACAGCGGTTTTTGAAGGCTCTGTAGTGGCAAAGACTAATGATATAACAATTTATTCCGATAAGATGACTGTCTTTTATAATAATACTGAAAGCAAGATCAACAGGATAGAAGCCTCCGGGAATGTAAGAGTGATTAAAAAAGAACGGGCGATATTTTCCGATGAGGCGGTTTATCTTGAAGAGGAGAAAAAAATTATTTTCAAGGGCAATCCTAAAGCCGTCGAAGGTGAGAACATTATCACGGGAACGGAAATAATATTTTTCCTGAAAGACGACCGCGCCGTTGTTGAAGGGAGCAAGGTGATCCTGCAAAACAAACAGGGGTTGAAATAATGCATTCTCTCGACATATCGGGGTTGAAGAAGAGTTATAACAAAAAACCGGTTGTGTCCGACATCAGTCTGACTATTAATTCAGGAGAGGTTGTAGGGCTTCTCGGCCCAAACGGGGCGGGAAAGACCACCACGTTCTATATGATCCTCGGCATGATAATTCCCGACTCGGGCACAATTCATCTTGACGGTGAAAATCTCAACAACTCGCCCATGTACAAGCGGGCCAGAAAGGGGATCGGCTACCTTCCGCAAGAGGCCTCCATTTTCAGAAAATTAAAAGTAGAGGACAATATAAAAGCTGTTTTAGAGATAACGGAAAACCACGACAACAACAAAAAGGAAAAGCTGAAAAAAATCCTTGATGAGTTCAACCTTAACTCTTTTGCCGGGAGGTTCGGTTACCAGTTGTCCGGCGGAGAACGCCGTAAAGTGGAAATAGCGAGGGCCATAGCGGTGGACCCAGTGTTTATTCTTCTTGATGAACCTTTCGCAGGGATAGACCCTCTTGCGGTAAATGAATTAAAAA is a genomic window of Nitrospirota bacterium containing:
- the lptB gene encoding LPS export ABC transporter ATP-binding protein, with protein sequence MHSLDISGLKKSYNKKPVVSDISLTINSGEVVGLLGPNGAGKTTTFYMILGMIIPDSGTIHLDGENLNNSPMYKRARKGIGYLPQEASIFRKLKVEDNIKAVLEITENHDNNKKEKLKKILDEFNLNSFAGRFGYQLSGGERRKVEIARAIAVDPVFILLDEPFAGIDPLAVNELKKTLRQLTEKGIGLIITDHNVRETLSITDRAYIISDGRILAHGSPDELISNELVKKSYLGEEFRL
- the lptC gene encoding LPS export ABC transporter periplasmic protein LptC; amino-acid sequence: MTKKRFVWALSVFLVAGFFIVSSYYKDQRIKIQPSFHTSTMHDLHLAHRENNEVKWELSAAEAVFPIGGKEVFLKSLGLKIKEPSGIYLESASAIYEIEGRNVTLNKPVELNMKDAKFTTDSLKWNSVDGLITTADDVKLIGKNFTIEGTGLSAKTEQQYIRILKNVKAVFNL
- a CDS encoding sigma-54-dependent Fis family transcriptional regulator; protein product: MARLDVRCNVDLPVYVIAGTDANKGVTERESKFTSLSLGGGFINFTPSDNNNKIVGLRYELPRHGEFEILGEILRSDNNGMATRFFNLNRDAKLKLWDYIKENLTDDLSCPYCGKKNTQKKRRCDNCGWSLNFYSQDYIVEHEKESFIKRLAMKSDAFTVEDIYKVLSFVDVEVLKVGKNLDINEEFVGSSQSILNVFSMIRKVAPTDIPVLITGESGTGKELTAMAIHERSQRRSKPFVAINCAAIPENLLEAELFGHEKGSFTGAVKQKAGKFEYADGGTIFLDEIGQLSMNLQSKLLRFLEDRIVEKIGSNGGVRIDVRLIAATNNDLKSAIAKGTFRKDLFYRLDVFNINLPPVRDRGEDKVILARYFLNKFSKEMNLSKTFSLEAIEAIKSYNWPGNVREIINKVRRAVVMSTEPSVTVSDLDLESLSIKMDEVASLKDVRSAIEKQKIVEAMKHCNNNISKVARILGISRPSVYSLRRKYNI